AAGTGTTGAAATGTCATATAGTTTTGAAGAGATAAACTGATTAGATAGGTAAGTCATATACTTAATTGGAAGACCCTTCCGTGacaattatatatatatcaaagCCATTCAAGTGAGAAAATACAGCCTTGAAAATGAAGTAGACACTTTAGTCATTGCTGAACCATACAAGAATATGTGCATTTGGATATTTTACACAAAGAAAATCTCGTTTACAGAAAAGAGACCTTGTTGATTATCTGATACAATCAAGTGCCAGTGAAATATAGTCTCTTACAGAAAGTATTCAATTCCTTCATGATTTAGCCTTCTTTCAGCTTGGTGTGCTCTCTTTCATATTCATAACTTGAAGCAGATAGTCCATcatctaataaaaaaagaaaaatattatttatagacctgtcctgaaaaaaaaaaaagtaattcactAAGTTAATAggccaaatatatatatatatatatatatgtgctcTGTGTATTCACATAACAAACACACTCCTAATAATCTTTCCAAAACAGAGATCATTTGTCTTGGTTAGTGTAATAACCAACTGCCAGAGTACGAGGGGAGTCATTCTCCCAAATAATGCTGCCTGCCATCTCATTTATATACTGTCTCATTATTGATAAGAAGCCAAGTCATGAAAAAAtttaaagcttatttttcaACTTACTTGTACACCAAGGTCAGCCTGTAGGAGAGATTTCCCTTCTAATCTTTAACTAATTTAACTGTAATTTGTTCACAGAATAAAGTGCAGGCAAGATCTTCATCTACCTGGTGTTaactgaaaacagaaggaaataactCAGCCCACAGTCAGTCCGGGAGAACTGCAGTCCCCCTCGATGCAATGTGGCCTGGGGACAGCTATTCCATCATCTGACAGTAGGGTACAcgatttaccttttttttccagccaaatCACTACCTCAGGTGGTTTCAGTACCACAGGCAATAGTAGCTCCCTGTAAATACACCTCAAACAAAGGTTGTGCAACGTGGAACCCCTCATCTCCAGAAGAATCCACAGAATCAAAACACAAAAGTCATTTATGCTTTTGTATCACTGTGAATACGAATGACTGAATTCCATATGTATGTCAGAATTCCATCTTTACTAATAAACCTTTATTAAAGATAACTATTCttgttatttaaatttttagGAAACTATCACAGCTCTCAAAAAAGTAAAGCACATTCCTTTAAGTCTTCAGGTCTTCTTCATCTGAAAGGCAGATCTAAAAGAAGATACATAGCTTAACCTTCAGGTGCTGGGCTTTTACTTTCTAAagtcaaggggaaaaaatgcagcaggaaagTGCAGCTTACATACTACTTTCATTACTATGTTTTACTTCAAGATGCAGACAAAGTAACTGCTGAATGCTGGAAATCAATGGTTCAATGGCAAAATTAGGTTTTGCAGGTTGTCTTATACCTTAGTCATATGAAAGACATgtgacactttttaaaattaatataattcaAGAAATCTGGATATTTAGAGCAACAACCTCATTATCCCATATATATGTTCAATACAAGATCACAAAAATGTGGAGATTAATCTAGGATAAAAGTACACACATACAGCTATGATTCAACTTACCAGAGGCAACTTCCCACCTTCACGAGTAGGAGTTATTGCCAGATATTTTTGGAAGTCAAAACATTTCCCTCTTTACATAGCATAATGGAATTTGTTCACCTAATTTGATCACAAAGCTGCACAATGCAGAGCTGAGGTTGAGATAAATAGTTATTGTAAGCTTCACTGTCGTAAAGCCGTAGACAGAAAGGAACCTATAAACAGTGTTCACATCAGGGGTCCAAGAGATTAAATCATGGGTTAATTTAGTGGGTAATTTTTTACCCATATTCAAGTAAAACTCAAAGTATTTGCTGACTTCACAGCACCAGCATTTCAGGAGAGAGACTAGACCAGGAATATTAATCACATCATATTGCAGTAGAATTggggaagaataaaaaaatcttcccctTAATGTCTTTAAGGGGTTGTATTAactttttaattctattttattgCTACCTAAGAGAATAATGCAGATATATCGCCACTACCAGACATGATGCATGCTAAAGAAAGTAGTTTTCTACTAATACCTGCAGTTAATGTTACATTATTTAGACCTGGATTACTTTCAGTAAAACTTCACTGATATCCCTCCAAGCATATTTTACAGGGTTTTCCAAAATAATAGGGTGACTCTTCCAAAGCTCTGTTATCCTGAGAAACAGAGCTAGCAAGTACATGAACTGGAGGAAAGAAGTGGTGGGTGTTAGTCACACACTGCAGCTCGTCGGTAGCCACAGACTCATTTTGCAAGACTACAAATGACCACAGTGGCAGCCAGCACCATCAGCTAGGGGGTGAAGCTGGGGAGAaactccccagcccagctgctctaCCAGCTGATGGGATAAcaactggagcagcagctgagggggaCAGTCCATTGGCCCTGGCTTTGCCATCTTCCAGCCCTCAAGAGTCACCCGTTTCTCACAGCAGTTTGGTTTGGTACTTGGTATTAATATGTTCACCTGAGCATGAACTGCTAGACATGGAGAGAATGAAACGAACCAGCAACCTGAAAGGAATCCAGATACTAAAATCTGCTGAATGATCACTGAGTTTATGTCCAGTagcaaattaattaataaaaaaatacagtctgtGAGTGACAATCTATTATGAAGTGTAAAACCTTACTTTACTGAATGGCTAGTGCAGGAGATTAATTTCTGCTACTTTTCTGGACAACCCATGAGTTAGAGGCAGCAGTCACTGCAAAACGAAATTTGAATATGTGGAGTATTTTTACAGGTTTTATCACACTTACATCTTTCCAGCTGCTATTGTCATCTGTCTCCCAGGTGTTCCTGGTATACCAGGGAAGCCctccttttaaaaagtgagcacttttattttcattcccttCCAGCAGCCATAGCAAATATTTGGAGATTTCTTCCCACTGCAGGTAGTCTTCAAGCTGCTTGATATTTTCAGGCAGAGCTGACAATGGtgtcttgctttcttcttcataGATGTAGGGAAAATCTCCAGTGCTCTTTTTCCCCATTAGATGTCCTGTAACAATGACAGTAACACAAAAATAACCGTAACAGGTACAGGTACGGATGTGATAGTTCAAACATCATCTGGAAGTCGTTATTGGCTGATAGGACAGAGGGAAGGGGTTAGATGATGTTAAAGCTGAAACACAACTGGGACTGCAGATTTTGTCAGTGTGGCAGATAATTTCCTCTGTCTCTTACGCTACCCTGTCAGAGAAAATATTGCTAAGAACGGGGCAGTGATAACCAAGCATTTTGCCTGGGGCGAAGGGGAGGCACCTGCTCAGATTACCTGTAGTAACAAGTGGATGGGGAAGCTGTAGGCTTCAGACTTTCTCTGTCTTGACATGGGAGGTGGGGATTCCAGAGTAAGCCCATGTTGCAGAGCCTTTCTAGGAGCTAAATTTGAGGATGTACTCTTCATACATCCTAGTTTACTACCATGAAAACGAAATCGCAGCTGGATTCGGGCTGCAAAGGAGGTGACTGTGAAGGGGAATGGTCGCACCGGTGGGGACCTGGGGTCCCCAGAGACTGCCTGCGGGCTCGGGGCTGGGTCCCTGCACCTCTGAGGAAGGGCGGCGGCAcgcacagcagcagcagggaagcacGTCGAAGGTAGCGGGGAAAGCCGCGTGTCTCCAGCACACAGGCGAGGGTGCCGGGAGGCGAGACGGCTccgggctgggctggctgcGGCGGCTCTCGGGGAGCGCCGGTCCCGCGGAACCGGGAAGCGCCCGTCGGGGCCGCGCTGCCGCCGGCAGAACGAGACCCGCCgtggagctgggcaggagcgAGGGGAGCCCAGCACCGGGAGGCAGCCTGGCTGCGGGCCGGGGGCGGCAGCGGCCGCTGCTCCTCCCTCCCCGGTGTGAGTGCGAGTGGGAGTGCGAGTGCCACCGCCCCGTCCCGGAACCGGGACCGCTGCCGGCTGCAGCCCGCCGCGACAACGGCGGGGACGGCCCCGGAGTCCCGGTTGGATTCGGGGCTGCAATCCTGTCCTCCCAGGCACGGAGCGCCGTCGGGCCGGTACGGCGGCTGGGCGGCCAAGCGAACCGGGCAAGGGGCCGGCGGCCGGGAATTGCCGGGCTAGCCGGAGACTTACCCACAGCCCAGTGGCTGCCGCGGGGGTAGATCTTGGTAAGCGCGGGGGAGCCGCCGGGCTGCAGCGGGGCTGCCCCGCCCTGAGCCGCCAGCAGCGCCAGCGCCAGAAGCGGCAGCACCCCGGGACGCCGCGGGCCGCCCCCCATCCTGCCGCTGCGGGGACGCTGCCGGTGCCACCGATCCGCCCTCTGCCGCGGGCCGGCTCCGGCTCCGTCTAAGCGAAGCACTGgtgccgccgccgcctccgccaCCGCCCATTTATACAGAGCCGGGACCGGGTGCGAGCGGAGCTCCCGCGCCTGACGCCTCCTCacggggctggggctgaggcCGCCCCCGGAccccccccgcctccccgcTCTTGCGGCCCAGGGCTCGTCCCTTCGCTCCGCCGTGCTGCCCCCCGCCCGCTCCGCCCCGCACCcccactcctcctcccccccagccccacctgcACAGGACGGGCCCGGGGGGTTGTCACGGTCCGTTCCTGTGCGCTCTCGTGCTTTCGGAGAGCCCGTCCAGCCTTGGGGGTCGTTTTCTCCATCACGCTGGAGAAACAGGAACGTCTCAGAAGTTTGTTCCTCCGCACCTCCCAGCGTGGCGTGGTTGGGTGCTCCGAGGTGTCCGGGCGCTGTGAGGGACCCCAGAGCGGGATGGATGGTGCAGGATCCAGAGCAGGACCCTCTCCCTTGGGCCCCTCCTGCAGGAGGGTGGCAGAGGGGTGGCCccaccagcagcatctctccCCCAGGCCCTGGTGGCCCTGCGGCGGAGCGGGTGATGTGCGAGAGGACACCAGGGGCTTTGGCATCGGCAGGGGGTGAGGGCATGCTGGTGACACTGTGGGTGTGTACACGTCTGTGGCTTTACCTGGTGGAAAGGGTTTCGGGCTGCTGCCCGGCCAGGAGCCGGGGTGGCTCGGGTATGTGTCTGTTACAGGAACTGTTTTCTAGATAGTTTCAGTCAAAACGAGACTATCTTCACAGAAAGCGTGACAGCAGTCGCACAAACGGTTTGCTGCTCTAGACTAAAATGACTGAACAGGTGGAAAAACTTTTACGAGAgcttatggggaaaaaaagctcaagCATGTTTTTAAGCAGAAGGAATGGCTGTAAAACAGCCAAACTCTAAGCAAAATGTCACTTCAAATGTTCTGCAAAGAGGTTCTTTTAATTTCCGATGTCACATAAATTTACTATCCAGGTGTCAGTAACATGGCTCTGACTTACagccctttcttctttccttgcaCAGACTCTGTAAACTTTTCCAGCACCCTAAGGAAACGGAACTGGCAAACTTTGTAATAGTTAATGGATGGAAAGCTTTCCATCCTGGAGAGGCAGTGCAGACGACAGGATGGGTGAATCACCAGAGAAGACCATGCATGGCTGGGGAGGCCATGGGGAAGGGGAGGCTTAAGGTCACACAGCTTCAGGCATGTCAGCAGCTTCACCGAGATGCAGGTGGGCGAGTAGCAGGGGGACAGCAAGTCCTGATGTGCTGTTTGTCCCAGAGGAGAACAAAGTCAGAGATGGAGTCACGTGAACTTAGTTTATGTGATGATTTAAAGAACAACATCAGGATTTAGGATGCACAGTTAGCAAATCTGACTGCAGGGGACTTGCCAGGTCCTTCAGCTAACTCAGCATGACTAGAAGTGAACTAT
The DNA window shown above is from Calypte anna isolate BGI_N300 chromosome Z, bCalAnn1_v1.p, whole genome shotgun sequence and carries:
- the GRP gene encoding gastrin-releasing peptide — translated: MGGGPRRPGVLPLLALALLAAQGGAAPLQPGGSPALTKIYPRGSHWAVGHLMGKKSTGDFPYIYEEESKTPLSALPENIKQLEDYLQWEEISKYLLWLLEGNENKSAHFLKGGLPWYTRNTWETDDNSSWKDMMDYLLQVMNMKESTPS